Proteins encoded together in one Thermococcus gammatolerans EJ3 window:
- a CDS encoding PmbA/TldA family metallopeptidase, protein MISVDASRVVELALSLGAEYAEVREERLIKTEIAGSDEINVSTRYTGGFGVRVLVNGSWGFASVNSPGDLEWAVRKAVGLAKVSGGDVKLAEVKPIRDYVRSRMKVKPSEVSLEEKVEAVKELLNDLPEAPRKTVKYSDFSGIKRLVTSEAKLLASQASSSGVTSGSSSRMQRALEGS, encoded by the coding sequence TTGAGCTCGCGCTCTCGCTCGGCGCGGAGTACGCCGAAGTGAGAGAGGAGCGGTTGATTAAAACTGAAATCGCGGGCTCGGACGAGATAAACGTTTCCACCCGCTACACTGGGGGATTTGGGGTTAGAGTCCTTGTGAACGGCTCTTGGGGATTTGCCTCCGTGAACTCGCCCGGCGACTTAGAATGGGCCGTTAGGAAGGCTGTGGGGCTCGCAAAGGTTAGCGGAGGAGATGTGAAGCTCGCCGAAGTCAAACCCATCCGGGACTACGTTAGAAGCAGGATGAAGGTGAAGCCCTCAGAAGTGTCGCTTGAGGAGAAGGTCGAGGCCGTGAAGGAACTTCTGAACGACCTGCCGGAGGCTCCGAGAAAGACCGTGAAATATTCGGACTTTTCGGGCATCAAACGGCTCGTCACGAGCGAGGCGAAATTGCTGGCTTCTCAAGCTTCGAGCTCAGGGGTAACGTCTGGGAGCTCCTCAAGAATGCAACGGGCATTGGAAGGGAGTTAA
- a CDS encoding MFS transporter, protein MNLLKRYRLLMVLMHTGFIGNLIVIYYLSKGLSYAQIGLATALTAWGIVLLEVPTGIVGDRVSRKLSVLIGLTLNAIATLVLIFLNGFAMLLLYALLMALSIAFVSGSLQAWLFDTMRHLGREKEFREFMKGTKSLTIPVSALTLVTGAFLAQLYGFTLPLVLSFIIEVAMVVLALSIPEYGFEPVKEGYGKHTLRAFRELFSWRIFPLVAISIFVSLETNQFRKFFEPYLGNVLALYLGTTIMGTLGILGIAEVTVRTLPRLVGIRIRDSWSLRLYSLTPVLVPALTVLSVLYKNPVWIVLLGLAVTVVSTAFQFNVSVELQHRLPSERRATILSADSMVSALAMGSFHAGYGFAVNALGLTKARLLFALVLLIIGLLVKVLEVLGPLKNSLELEHVS, encoded by the coding sequence ATGAACCTCCTCAAACGCTACCGGCTCCTGATGGTGCTGATGCACACCGGCTTCATCGGGAACCTCATCGTTATCTACTACCTCTCCAAGGGGCTGAGCTACGCCCAGATAGGACTCGCCACGGCCCTTACCGCGTGGGGCATAGTCCTCCTTGAGGTTCCAACGGGAATAGTTGGCGACAGGGTGAGCAGAAAGCTAAGCGTTCTAATCGGGCTGACGCTGAATGCAATCGCCACCCTCGTTCTGATATTCCTCAACGGCTTTGCAATGCTCCTCCTCTACGCCCTGCTGATGGCTTTGAGCATCGCCTTCGTCAGCGGAAGCCTGCAGGCGTGGCTCTTCGACACCATGAGGCACCTTGGCAGGGAGAAGGAGTTCAGGGAGTTCATGAAGGGCACCAAGAGCCTGACGATTCCCGTCTCGGCTCTGACGCTTGTAACAGGTGCCTTCCTCGCCCAGCTCTACGGCTTCACCCTTCCGCTGGTTCTCTCTTTCATCATCGAGGTTGCGATGGTGGTTCTCGCGCTCTCAATTCCGGAGTATGGCTTCGAGCCTGTTAAGGAGGGCTACGGAAAGCACACCCTCAGGGCCTTCAGGGAGCTCTTCAGCTGGAGAATCTTCCCTCTCGTTGCCATTTCAATCTTCGTCTCGCTGGAGACCAACCAGTTCAGGAAGTTCTTCGAGCCCTATCTTGGAAACGTCCTGGCCCTTTACCTCGGCACGACGATTATGGGAACCCTCGGAATCCTGGGAATAGCCGAGGTCACCGTGAGAACGCTTCCAAGGCTCGTCGGAATACGGATAAGGGACTCGTGGAGCCTCAGGCTTTATTCCCTCACCCCGGTTCTCGTCCCTGCCCTAACTGTCCTCTCCGTCCTCTACAAAAACCCCGTCTGGATCGTGCTCCTTGGTCTCGCGGTAACTGTTGTCTCAACGGCCTTCCAGTTCAACGTCTCGGTAGAGCTTCAACACCGACTTCCGAGCGAGAGGAGGGCGACGATACTCTCGGCTGACTCTATGGTTTCGGCTCTGGCTATGGGAAGTTTCCACGCGGGTTACGGTTTCGCGGTGAATGCCCTCGGGCTTACGAAGGCGAGGTTATTGTTTGCACTCGTACTTCTCATCATTGGCCTTCTGGTAAAGGTGCTTGAAGTTTTGGGGCCTCTCAAGAACTCCCTTGAGCTCGAACACGTCTCTTGA
- a CDS encoding carbon-nitrogen hydrolase family protein — MKVALIPMRVEVGNFETNWREFERRFNEALMDEPDFVVFPEYCLTGFEEWDFSGAGLYDEILGRVTQLAREAGVYVVFGLLEPYKNCVYNSALLIGRNGEVLLKHRKFQEPMKFCTGNTVRTARTEFGKAAIIICGDLYNKRIAKWVRRKRPDFIFVPMEYSPDYGEPNEEDVGAMAERVKLLGAKTFVVNSHPPGGAWAFDGNGKLRASSKGAQDLVVEIEP, encoded by the coding sequence ATGAAGGTCGCCCTAATCCCGATGCGCGTTGAAGTTGGAAACTTCGAGACCAACTGGCGGGAGTTCGAGAGGCGCTTTAACGAGGCTTTAATGGACGAGCCGGACTTCGTAGTCTTCCCGGAGTACTGCCTCACTGGCTTCGAGGAGTGGGACTTCAGCGGGGCAGGGCTCTACGACGAAATCTTGGGTAGAGTGACCCAGCTCGCCAGGGAAGCCGGCGTTTACGTGGTGTTCGGCCTCCTTGAGCCCTACAAGAACTGTGTCTACAACTCGGCCCTGCTCATCGGCCGAAACGGGGAGGTTCTGCTCAAGCACCGCAAGTTCCAGGAGCCGATGAAGTTCTGCACGGGTAACACGGTGAGAACGGCCAGAACAGAGTTTGGGAAGGCCGCGATAATCATCTGCGGCGACCTGTACAACAAAAGGATAGCAAAGTGGGTCAGGCGAAAAAGGCCGGATTTCATCTTCGTGCCGATGGAATACTCGCCGGACTACGGAGAGCCCAACGAGGAGGACGTTGGGGCGATGGCTGAAAGGGTTAAGCTCCTCGGCGCTAAAACCTTCGTCGTAAACAGCCACCCGCCAGGTGGGGCATGGGCCTTTGACGGGAACGGGAAACTCAGGGCATCGTCGAAGGGAGCCCAGGATCTGGTGGTGGAGATAGAGCCGTGA
- a CDS encoding ATP phosphoribosyltransferase regulatory subunit: MGKLLLADSIQLSKVGKVLRRTFELWGYGEVVLPTIEPYDETVRKGTKFAYNNGFYLIKPDVTSRLLKNYDIGFGKLYYISEVLDGSVEGNWQAGVEFIGGEPTFMTAEVLSVLITALESLGIEEFYIDLGSLEVWRRATDGIEDFRETIYRALERRNFGLIDGLPIDEEKKEELWRLFNFRGKETEYEKLTKILELVDDERVFVDLGTVRPLPYYSDVIFEVYSPEFGRPIGGGGEYSFRGRPAVGFALDLRALVQLANVDGKTSRRSLRGITSFREARKLVSMGIPVEVRR, from the coding sequence TTGGGAAAACTCCTTTTAGCTGACTCTATCCAGCTGTCCAAGGTTGGAAAGGTTCTAAGGCGAACCTTCGAGCTCTGGGGCTACGGCGAGGTGGTTTTACCCACAATAGAGCCCTACGATGAAACCGTGAGGAAGGGAACGAAGTTCGCGTACAACAACGGCTTTTACCTGATAAAGCCCGACGTGACGAGCAGACTGCTTAAGAACTACGACATTGGCTTCGGCAAGCTCTACTACATAAGTGAAGTGCTCGACGGCAGTGTCGAGGGTAACTGGCAGGCCGGCGTTGAGTTCATCGGCGGTGAGCCGACCTTCATGACGGCCGAGGTTTTGAGCGTCCTCATAACCGCGCTTGAGAGCCTTGGAATCGAGGAGTTCTACATAGACCTCGGAAGCCTCGAAGTCTGGAGGCGGGCAACCGATGGAATCGAGGATTTCCGGGAAACCATCTACAGAGCCCTCGAGAGGAGGAACTTCGGCCTTATTGACGGCCTTCCGATTGATGAAGAAAAGAAGGAGGAGCTCTGGCGCCTCTTCAACTTCCGCGGGAAGGAAACCGAATACGAAAAGCTCACCAAAATCCTCGAGCTGGTCGACGACGAAAGGGTCTTTGTGGACCTCGGCACGGTCAGACCGCTTCCCTACTACAGCGACGTGATATTCGAGGTGTACTCTCCCGAATTTGGTAGGCCAATAGGGGGAGGCGGGGAGTACTCCTTCAGGGGCAGGCCGGCAGTCGGTTTCGCCCTCGACTTGAGAGCCCTCGTCCAGCTGGCGAATGTAGATGGAAAGACGAGCAGAAGATCCCTCAGGGGCATAACCTCGTTCAGGGAAGCGAGAAAGCTCGTCTCGATGGGAATCCCCGTGGAGGTGAGGAGATGA
- the hisG gene encoding ATP phosphoribosyltransferase, producing the protein MRFVLPKGRLLRGSLEILRRAGYEIDEPGERRLIQRFNGNEVLLARAFDVPVYVEHGVDVGITGSDVVEERGSDVFVPLDLPFGKCRLSLAMPRESVTPPEDMDGYRIATKYERITRNYFSSLGVEVEVIKLSGSVELAPKVGIADAIVDIVETGTTLRANGLVEVDKVMDVSAQLLVNRISQKTKFDEINSLVLAIKEVVKDGA; encoded by the coding sequence ATGAGGTTCGTTCTGCCGAAGGGTCGCTTGCTCAGGGGCTCACTGGAAATCCTCAGAAGGGCAGGCTATGAAATAGACGAGCCGGGGGAGAGGAGGCTCATTCAAAGGTTCAACGGCAACGAAGTTCTCCTCGCGAGGGCCTTCGACGTCCCAGTTTATGTCGAGCACGGCGTTGACGTTGGCATAACCGGGAGCGACGTCGTTGAGGAGCGCGGAAGCGACGTTTTCGTGCCCCTTGACCTTCCCTTCGGGAAGTGCAGGCTGAGCCTTGCGATGCCGAGGGAAAGCGTTACTCCTCCAGAGGACATGGACGGCTACAGGATAGCGACCAAGTACGAGCGGATAACGAGGAACTACTTCTCAAGCCTCGGCGTCGAGGTCGAGGTAATAAAGCTCAGCGGAAGCGTCGAGCTTGCTCCCAAGGTCGGGATAGCAGATGCGATAGTCGACATAGTCGAAACGGGAACGACCCTCAGGGCCAACGGCCTCGTCGAGGTTGATAAGGTGATGGACGTTTCAGCTCAACTGCTCGTCAACAGGATTTCTCAGAAGACCAAGTTCGATGAAATCAACTCCCTCGTTCTGGCAATAAAGGAGGTGGTTAAGGATGGAGCTTGA
- the hisD gene encoding histidinol dehydrogenase: MELEEYVAGILRDIRERGIEAVREYSMKFDGYGGPFRVTEEEFEEAERLVPEKDRKIIERAIKRIWDYHERQKPRDELFVKNGSLYGLIYRPIGRIGIYVPGGKPLPSTLMMVAVPARIAGVKEIAVTTPPKDGRVNPYVLYVAKLLGIEEVYKLGGVQAIGAMAYGVGMKKVDKIFGPGNRFVNEAKRQVFGVVGIDSLAGPSEIAVIADETADKEYVLADLLSQLEHGKDSKAWLLTTSEELARYCSRDGVEVILCESLAECARKANEIAPEHLEIITENPLDLVDLIENAGAIYLGPYTPVPSADYFLGVNHVLPTGGAAKFSGVLTVMDFLKPITLAMVSREEFLRERELGLRLAEIEGMELHRRSMEVRK, encoded by the coding sequence ATGGAGCTTGAGGAATACGTTGCGGGCATTTTGAGGGACATCCGCGAGAGGGGGATTGAAGCCGTCCGGGAGTACTCGATGAAGTTCGACGGCTACGGTGGCCCCTTCCGCGTGACAGAGGAGGAGTTCGAAGAGGCCGAAAGGCTCGTCCCCGAAAAGGACAGGAAAATCATCGAGAGGGCCATCAAAAGAATCTGGGACTACCACGAGAGGCAAAAGCCGAGAGATGAGCTTTTCGTCAAGAACGGCTCGCTCTACGGCCTAATCTACCGCCCGATAGGGAGGATAGGAATCTACGTCCCCGGCGGGAAGCCACTGCCCTCGACGCTCATGATGGTAGCCGTTCCCGCGAGGATAGCCGGGGTCAAAGAGATAGCCGTGACGACACCTCCAAAGGACGGCAGGGTGAACCCCTACGTGCTCTACGTGGCGAAACTGCTCGGCATAGAGGAGGTCTACAAGCTGGGTGGAGTTCAGGCGATAGGGGCAATGGCCTACGGCGTCGGCATGAAGAAAGTCGATAAGATATTCGGCCCGGGGAACCGGTTCGTCAACGAGGCCAAGAGGCAGGTGTTTGGTGTCGTCGGCATAGACAGCCTCGCCGGGCCGTCGGAGATAGCGGTCATAGCGGACGAAACCGCTGATAAGGAATACGTTTTGGCCGATTTGCTCAGCCAGCTGGAGCACGGAAAGGACAGCAAAGCATGGCTTCTGACGACCTCGGAGGAGCTTGCTCGCTACTGCTCCCGCGATGGGGTGGAGGTGATTCTCTGCGAAAGCCTCGCGGAGTGCGCCAGAAAAGCGAACGAGATAGCCCCGGAGCACCTTGAGATAATCACTGAGAACCCGCTCGATTTGGTTGACCTCATCGAGAACGCCGGGGCGATATACCTCGGACCCTACACGCCCGTTCCTTCGGCGGATTACTTCCTTGGAGTCAACCACGTCCTTCCAACGGGGGGAGCGGCGAAGTTCAGCGGGGTTTTAACTGTGATGGACTTCCTCAAGCCGATAACCCTTGCCATGGTCTCGCGGGAGGAATTCCTGAGGGAGAGGGAGCTCGGATTAAGGCTTGCCGAGATAGAGGGAATGGAGCTCCACAGGAGGAGCATGGAGGTGAGAAAATGA
- the hisB gene encoding imidazoleglycerol-phosphate dehydratase HisB: MKRETRETSVEVELDAPFGVETGDRILDHMLTALFHYMGRSARVKADYDLRHHLWEDVGITLGEELRSKLPEKFRRFGSAITPMDDALVLIAVDISGRPYVSAELSFEEGEEGFEKALVREFLWGLARSLKATIHVKTLSGTNAHHVIEATFKGLGIALAQATRESERLESTKGLLEV; this comes from the coding sequence ATGAAGCGGGAAACGAGGGAAACCAGCGTTGAGGTAGAGCTCGACGCTCCGTTTGGCGTTGAGACCGGCGACAGAATACTCGACCACATGCTCACGGCTCTGTTCCACTACATGGGCAGGAGCGCGAGGGTTAAAGCGGACTATGACCTCAGGCACCACCTCTGGGAGGACGTCGGCATAACGCTCGGGGAGGAGCTCCGCTCGAAGCTCCCCGAGAAGTTCAGGCGCTTTGGGAGCGCGATAACCCCGATGGACGACGCCTTGGTTCTAATCGCGGTGGACATCTCAGGGAGGCCCTACGTGAGCGCTGAGCTGAGCTTTGAAGAGGGCGAGGAGGGCTTTGAGAAGGCCTTGGTCAGGGAGTTCCTCTGGGGGCTGGCGCGCTCGCTGAAAGCTACTATCCACGTGAAAACTCTGAGCGGAACAAACGCGCACCACGTCATCGAGGCAACCTTCAAGGGGCTCGGCATCGCGCTGGCCCAGGCGACTCGGGAGAGCGAGAGGCTGGAGAGCACGAAGGGACTGCTGGAGGTGTGA
- the hisH gene encoding imidazole glycerol phosphate synthase subunit HisH encodes MSVIAIVDLGVGNLANVRKALGGVITSDPYEIERAEKLVLPGVGNFGAVMERLEPLRRVILDAINDGKPFLGICLGLQLLFEGSEESPGKPGLGVFRGRVVRFQGVRTPHIGWNQLWKRKDCPLFEGIRDGAYFYFVHSYYAEPEEDVTAGVTDYESKGRKVVFTSAVWRDNVYAVQFHPEKSGRNGLILMRNFRRL; translated from the coding sequence GTGAGCGTGATAGCGATAGTTGACCTAGGGGTTGGAAACCTCGCCAACGTGAGGAAGGCCCTTGGCGGAGTAATCACGAGCGACCCCTACGAGATTGAAAGGGCCGAGAAGCTCGTCCTTCCGGGCGTGGGTAACTTTGGAGCTGTGATGGAGAGGCTCGAACCGCTGAGGAGGGTCATACTCGACGCCATAAACGACGGAAAGCCCTTCCTCGGGATATGCCTTGGATTACAGCTCCTCTTCGAGGGGAGCGAGGAGAGTCCCGGAAAGCCCGGCCTCGGCGTGTTTAGGGGGCGGGTTGTAAGGTTTCAGGGAGTTCGAACGCCTCACATCGGCTGGAACCAGCTGTGGAAGCGGAAGGACTGTCCGCTCTTCGAGGGAATCAGGGATGGGGCGTACTTCTACTTCGTCCACTCCTACTACGCCGAGCCAGAGGAGGACGTCACCGCTGGAGTTACCGACTACGAGTCAAAGGGCAGGAAGGTGGTATTCACCTCGGCCGTTTGGAGGGACAACGTCTACGCCGTCCAGTTCCATCCAGAGAAGAGCGGACGGAACGGTTTAATCCTCATGAGAAACTTCAGGAGGCTCTGA
- the hisA gene encoding 1-(5-phosphoribosyl)-5-((5-phosphoribosylamino)methylideneamino)imidazole-4-carboxamide isomerase, whose protein sequence is MEIYPAIDLMGGKAVRLYKGKKNTVKVYGDPVEIAGRFAELVDKIHVVDLDGAFQGFPRNLDVVKGIIRETGLRVQFGGGLRSYEAIERAYEIGVENAIIGTKAFDLDFLRKVTEDFEGITVSLDSKGGRIAVKGWLESGIPVREAYEMLKAYVNRFVYTSVERDGTLTGIEEIERFWKNEEFIYAGGVSSAEDVVRLKRIGFSGVIVGKALYEGLVKLEDLLEVV, encoded by the coding sequence ATGGAAATTTACCCCGCCATAGACCTAATGGGAGGAAAGGCGGTGAGGCTCTACAAGGGGAAGAAAAACACCGTCAAGGTCTACGGCGACCCGGTCGAGATAGCGGGGCGCTTTGCCGAGTTAGTTGACAAAATCCACGTCGTTGACCTCGATGGTGCCTTCCAGGGCTTTCCGAGGAACTTGGACGTGGTTAAGGGGATAATCCGCGAGACCGGTCTGAGGGTTCAGTTCGGCGGCGGTTTGAGGAGCTACGAGGCCATAGAGAGGGCCTATGAAATCGGCGTTGAGAACGCCATAATCGGAACTAAAGCCTTCGATTTGGACTTCCTCAGGAAGGTGACCGAGGACTTCGAGGGGATAACCGTCAGCCTCGACTCGAAGGGCGGGAGAATAGCCGTAAAGGGCTGGCTCGAAAGCGGGATTCCCGTTAGGGAGGCCTACGAGATGCTGAAAGCCTACGTGAACCGCTTCGTTTACACATCGGTCGAGAGGGACGGGACTTTGACGGGAATCGAGGAAATCGAACGCTTTTGGAAAAACGAGGAGTTCATCTACGCCGGGGGAGTTTCGAGCGCTGAGGACGTCGTGAGGCTGAAAAGAATAGGCTTCTCCGGGGTTATCGTCGGGAAAGCCCTCTACGAGGGACTTGTTAAGCTCGAAGACCTCCTGGAGGTGGTTTAA
- the hisF gene encoding imidazole glycerol phosphate synthase subunit HisF codes for MLAKRIIAALDIKEGRVVKGIKFKNIRDAGDPIELARRYEKEGIDEIVFLDITASYEKRGILLDLVERIAEEIYVPFTVGGGIRTVEEAREIIKRGADKVFINTAAVDRPELVREIAQVVGTANLVIAIDAKWNGSFWEVYTHGGRKARGIDALEWARTVERLGAGEILLTSMDTDGTKMGFDIPLTKAVAEAVDIPVIASGGAGRPEHFYEAFKAGAEAALAASIFHYGEYTVGELKEFLAERGIPVRLDY; via the coding sequence ATGCTTGCGAAGAGGATAATAGCGGCCCTCGACATAAAGGAAGGCCGCGTCGTGAAGGGGATTAAGTTCAAAAACATCCGGGACGCGGGCGACCCGATAGAGCTGGCGAGACGCTACGAGAAGGAGGGAATAGACGAGATAGTCTTCCTCGACATTACGGCATCGTACGAGAAGAGGGGAATCCTGCTCGACCTCGTCGAGAGAATTGCTGAGGAGATATACGTCCCCTTCACGGTTGGCGGGGGCATAAGAACCGTTGAAGAAGCCAGGGAGATAATAAAGCGTGGCGCCGACAAGGTCTTCATAAACACGGCCGCCGTTGACCGGCCGGAACTCGTTAGGGAGATAGCCCAGGTGGTTGGGACGGCGAACCTCGTCATTGCCATAGACGCCAAGTGGAACGGCTCCTTCTGGGAAGTCTACACCCACGGAGGGAGGAAGGCAAGGGGGATCGACGCCCTTGAGTGGGCGAGAACCGTCGAGAGGCTCGGAGCTGGGGAAATACTCCTCACGAGCATGGACACCGACGGGACGAAGATGGGGTTCGACATACCACTAACCAAGGCCGTTGCAGAGGCCGTTGATATTCCCGTCATAGCATCTGGCGGGGCAGGAAGGCCGGAGCACTTCTATGAGGCCTTCAAGGCGGGGGCCGAGGCGGCTCTGGCCGCTTCCATCTTCCACTACGGTGAGTACACGGTCGGGGAGCTGAAGGAGTTTCTGGCCGAGAGGGGAATTCCTGTCAGGCTGGACTACTGA
- the hisIE gene encoding bifunctional phosphoribosyl-AMP cyclohydrolase/phosphoribosyl-ATP diphosphatase HisIE has protein sequence MGIDELIEKVDWEKNGGIVPVVVQDTRGEVLTLAYMDREALRRTLETGYAHYYSRLQGRVRMKGEVSGNTQRVKEIRIDCDNDALLLIVEQKGVACHTGNYSCFYRKLGEPERVLPMDYSLTILRELEELIRERKKKPVEGSYTSKLFKAGKERIYKKFGEEAVEVLVAETREGLIYETADMLYHLLVLLAYNDVSLGEVMAELRRRRK, from the coding sequence ATGGGCATTGATGAGCTAATCGAGAAGGTCGACTGGGAAAAGAACGGTGGAATCGTTCCGGTCGTGGTTCAAGATACCAGGGGAGAGGTTTTAACGCTGGCCTACATGGACAGGGAAGCCCTGAGGAGAACCCTCGAGACCGGCTACGCCCACTACTACTCCCGCTTGCAGGGCAGGGTGAGAATGAAGGGAGAGGTCAGCGGGAACACGCAGAGGGTCAAGGAGATAAGAATCGACTGCGACAACGACGCGCTCCTCTTGATAGTCGAGCAGAAAGGAGTTGCGTGTCACACGGGCAACTACTCCTGCTTCTACCGGAAGCTGGGCGAGCCGGAGAGGGTCCTGCCTATGGACTACTCGCTGACAATCCTTAGGGAGCTGGAGGAGCTGATAAGGGAGCGGAAGAAGAAGCCCGTCGAGGGCTCCTACACCTCGAAGCTCTTCAAGGCCGGTAAAGAGAGAATTTACAAGAAGTTCGGCGAAGAGGCCGTTGAGGTTCTCGTCGCAGAAACCAGGGAAGGTCTCATCTACGAAACCGCCGACATGCTCTACCACCTGCTCGTTCTCCTGGCTTACAACGACGTTTCCCTCGGCGAGGTGATGGCCGAGCTGAGGAGGCGGAGGAAATGA
- the hisC gene encoding histidinol-phosphate transaminase, with translation MISELVKSFQPYRVVEGNYRIRLDKNENPYDLPGEVKEEIFEELREVSFNRYPHITSMPAREAIADFYGVSPDNVAVGNGSDELLSYLVRLFEGNHIVITPPTFGMYSFYAKLNGVPVVEVPLREDFTLDGEAVAEKAKNARVVFIASPNNPTGNLQPEEEIIRVLETRRPVVLDEAYAEFVGKSLWRLIEEYPNLVVLRTFSKAFGMAGIRAGYMLAGEEIVDALYRIKSPFSVGIMTMTAIRVALRHADLMEKTVRKIVEERERMRRKLGELAYPSDANFLLVRLNAYEELLKRGIVVRKLSGRLEGHIRVTVGRRWENDAFLEAVEEIAGGESVGGL, from the coding sequence ATGATAAGCGAGCTGGTTAAGTCCTTCCAGCCCTACCGCGTCGTCGAGGGGAACTATCGAATAAGGCTCGACAAGAACGAGAACCCCTACGACCTGCCAGGAGAGGTAAAGGAGGAAATCTTCGAGGAGCTGAGGGAGGTAAGCTTCAACCGCTACCCCCACATAACCTCCATGCCAGCGAGGGAGGCGATAGCTGATTTCTACGGCGTCTCACCGGACAACGTTGCAGTTGGCAACGGAAGCGACGAGCTGTTAAGCTACCTCGTGAGGCTCTTCGAGGGCAACCACATCGTGATTACCCCGCCGACCTTCGGGATGTACTCCTTCTACGCGAAGCTGAACGGCGTTCCGGTTGTGGAAGTGCCCCTGAGGGAGGACTTCACGCTCGACGGAGAGGCCGTAGCGGAGAAGGCCAAAAACGCAAGGGTTGTCTTCATAGCGTCCCCCAACAACCCCACCGGGAACCTCCAGCCGGAGGAAGAGATAATCAGAGTTCTCGAAACCAGAAGGCCAGTTGTTCTCGACGAGGCCTACGCGGAATTCGTGGGAAAAAGCCTCTGGAGGCTCATAGAAGAGTATCCAAACCTAGTAGTGCTGAGGACGTTCTCCAAGGCCTTTGGGATGGCCGGAATCAGGGCCGGCTACATGCTGGCGGGCGAGGAAATCGTCGACGCCCTCTACCGGATAAAATCCCCCTTCAGCGTCGGAATCATGACGATGACGGCCATAAGGGTCGCCCTGAGGCACGCCGACCTTATGGAGAAAACCGTTAGGAAAATCGTTGAAGAGCGCGAGAGGATGAGGAGAAAGCTCGGGGAGTTAGCCTATCCAAGCGACGCCAACTTCCTCCTCGTCAGGCTCAATGCCTACGAAGAGCTTTTGAAGAGGGGCATAGTTGTTAGAAAGCTCTCCGGAAGGCTTGAGGGCCACATAAGGGTAACCGTCGGCAGGAGATGGGAGAACGATGCCTTTCTTGAGGCGGTGGAGGAGATAGCAGGTGGTGAAAGTGTGGGTGGTCTTTGA
- a CDS encoding HAD family hydrolase, with the protein MWVVFDIDGTLIDVGESYDLAVKLTVEYFLRSFGREREVELEWIRKLRSKGSFGDDFKVSEALILFSLAGDVKGLIDQFPPGEGIGWVRKRFGLEISPENIERVFNTFYLGNIYEDRLFDFPGLWRREKPLIEAELLRKLSEEFKVGVVTGRSELELRLAEEILGFRFERAVTRELGLKPNPDLLWELVNGERGVYVGDTLNDELFVENYRRKYGDFDFVMVGRDVENVSEFVENMLEGGK; encoded by the coding sequence GTGTGGGTGGTCTTTGACATCGACGGGACGCTGATAGACGTGGGCGAGAGCTACGACTTGGCGGTTAAACTGACGGTGGAGTACTTCCTCAGGTCTTTCGGTAGGGAGCGGGAGGTTGAGCTCGAGTGGATACGAAAGTTGCGCTCTAAAGGTAGCTTTGGAGACGACTTCAAGGTGAGCGAGGCCCTAATACTGTTCTCCTTAGCCGGGGACGTTAAAGGCCTTATAGACCAGTTCCCCCCGGGGGAGGGCATAGGCTGGGTTCGGAAGAGGTTCGGCCTTGAAATATCCCCAGAGAACATAGAGAGGGTCTTCAACACCTTCTACCTCGGAAACATCTACGAGGACAGGCTCTTCGACTTTCCGGGCCTCTGGAGGAGGGAGAAACCGCTCATCGAGGCCGAGCTCTTAAGGAAACTTTCAGAGGAGTTCAAGGTTGGGGTCGTCACAGGCAGGAGCGAGCTTGAGCTCAGGCTGGCTGAAGAAATCCTCGGCTTCCGCTTTGAAAGGGCCGTAACGAGGGAGCTCGGTCTCAAGCCGAACCCCGACCTGCTCTGGGAGCTGGTGAATGGTGAAAGAGGGGTTTACGTCGGCGATACGCTTAACGACGAGCTCTTCGTCGAAAACTACAGGAGGAAATACGGTGACTTTGACTTCGTCATGGTCGGGCGGGACGTTGAAAACGTTTCGGAATTCGTTGAGAACATGCTGGAGGGAGGAAAATGA